One stretch of Negativicutes bacterium DNA includes these proteins:
- a CDS encoding ABC transporter ATP-binding protein/permease, with product MPRRGGGGGRGGRHGALGPGEKAKDFKGSFLKLIGYVANYKWRILFAWALAIASTVFTILGPKTLGKATDELFTGIMSKIAGTGGINFTRIGEIILWVAGLYGLSSLLTYLQGFVMSAVTARVTLRLRSNINEKMHKLPLGYYDKITHGEVLSRITNDVDTISQTLNQSMTQIITSVTSLLGISIMMFTINWQLTLTALCVIPVSVLVVVLIASKSQKHFRNQQMFLGNVNGHVEEMLSSHVVVKAFCGEEESSKAFAEYNNSLYQSAWKANFLSGLMMPMTNFIGNIAYVAICILGGYFTASGTMTVGGIQAFIQYVRSFTQPIAQIASISNVLQQTVAAAERVFEFLGEPEEVEEAANALSVNTDASLPDTANLLHISGHIQFEHVSFQYDAGKPIIRDFTAEVKPGQKVAIVGPTGAGKTTIVKLLMRFYDVSDGAIRIDGHDIRTFKRNQLRSLFGMVLQDTWLFNGSIEENIRYGRLDATDEEVRNAAKAAQVDHFVRTLPEGYHMLLNEEANNISQGQKQLLTIARAILADPEILILDEATSNVDTRTEVLIQKAMDNLMRGRTSFIIAHRLSTIRNADLILVMSDGDIVEQGTHTDLLARGGAYAKLYNSQFETDDQSA from the coding sequence ATGCCACGCAGAGGCGGCGGCGGCGGTCGCGGCGGCAGACATGGAGCACTCGGACCCGGAGAAAAAGCGAAAGACTTTAAGGGTTCTTTTCTCAAACTGATCGGTTATGTGGCGAATTATAAATGGAGAATTCTCTTTGCCTGGGCTCTGGCGATCGCCTCGACTGTCTTTACAATTTTAGGTCCGAAAACACTGGGCAAAGCCACCGATGAACTATTTACCGGCATCATGAGTAAAATCGCCGGTACCGGCGGCATCAACTTTACAAGAATTGGCGAAATCATCCTCTGGGTAGCCGGTTTGTACGGTCTCAGCTCGCTTCTCACGTATTTGCAGGGCTTCGTGATGTCCGCCGTCACCGCCAGAGTCACGCTGCGTTTAAGAAGCAATATCAATGAAAAAATGCACAAACTGCCGCTGGGATATTACGACAAAATCACACATGGCGAGGTTTTGAGCAGAATCACCAATGATGTTGATACGATCAGTCAAACGCTCAATCAGAGTATGACCCAGATTATAACTTCGGTCACCTCTTTGCTGGGCATCAGTATCATGATGTTCACGATCAATTGGCAGCTTACCCTGACAGCGCTCTGCGTGATTCCCGTCAGTGTTCTGGTCGTTGTCCTGATTGCCTCAAAATCACAGAAACACTTCCGCAATCAACAAATGTTTTTAGGCAATGTCAACGGACATGTGGAAGAAATGCTGAGCAGTCACGTCGTGGTCAAGGCCTTCTGCGGAGAGGAAGAATCCTCAAAAGCCTTTGCCGAATATAACAATTCTCTCTACCAGTCGGCCTGGAAAGCGAATTTCCTTTCCGGTCTGATGATGCCGATGACCAACTTCATCGGTAATATCGCTTATGTTGCCATCTGTATCTTAGGCGGCTATTTTACCGCCAGCGGTACGATGACGGTGGGCGGTATTCAAGCATTTATTCAGTATGTCCGCTCGTTTACGCAGCCGATCGCGCAAATTGCCAGCATTTCCAACGTGCTGCAGCAGACAGTCGCCGCCGCGGAGCGCGTCTTTGAATTCCTGGGAGAACCGGAAGAAGTAGAGGAGGCCGCGAATGCCCTGTCTGTGAATACAGACGCCTCCCTGCCCGATACTGCCAACCTGCTGCATATCAGCGGGCATATTCAATTTGAACATGTTTCCTTTCAATATGACGCTGGAAAACCGATCATTCGGGATTTTACCGCCGAAGTAAAACCGGGGCAAAAGGTCGCGATTGTTGGACCGACCGGCGCCGGCAAAACCACGATTGTCAAGCTGTTAATGCGTTTCTATGATGTCAGCGATGGCGCCATCCGCATTGACGGTCACGATATCCGAACCTTCAAGCGCAATCAGCTGCGTTCTCTTTTTGGGATGGTGCTGCAGGATACCTGGTTGTTCAATGGCAGCATCGAGGAAAATATCCGTTACGGCCGGCTGGATGCCACCGATGAGGAAGTGAGGAACGCAGCCAAAGCGGCACAGGTCGATCATTTTGTGCGAACCTTACCGGAAGGATATCATATGCTGCTCAACGAAGAGGCCAATAACATCTCGCAAGGTCAGAAACAATTGCTGACGATTGCCAGAGCAATCCTGGCGGATCCTGAGATCCTGATTCTTGATGAAGCCACCAGTAATGTGGATACCCGAACCGAGGTGCTGATTCAGAAAGCAATGGATAACCTGATGCGCGGCAGAACCAGCTTTATCATTGCGCATCGCTTATCGACCATTCGCAATGCTGATTTGATTCTGGTTATGTCTGACGGTGACATTGTGGAACAAGGTACTCATACGGATTTGCTCGCGCGAGGCGGCGCCTATGCCAAATTGTATAACAGCCAGTTTGAAACGGACGATCAATCGGCCTGA
- a CDS encoding ABC transporter ATP-binding protein/permease — MIKLAKYLKPFLISLLLAILLLFGQAASDLNLPNYMSDIVNVGIQQNGIEHAAPDAISPSGLKLMTTFMTEDEKALVNENYRLVSSTDQDPTGKTYLALYPKAGRQLYIKKLVDQTTNESLDTAFGASTWTLINVMKDLSAKPGAQNASVSATDLQNVDLSQIYLMQPMLDNLPESVISAAHEKALASDTSILKQSGVLLAKIFYTEIGADVGAMQNAYIVRIGLLMLLIAFLGGTASILVSLLSSRIAAGVARNLRKDIFNKIQDFSNNEFDHFSTASLITRCTNDISQIQLLLMMGIRLICYAPIMGIGGVMMAIRKSSSMSWIIAVAVITLGGMIVVITSIALPKFKIIQQLVDKLNLVSRENLSGMMVIRAFGTQTYERQRFEKANQDLTATNLFVNRIMVFMMPAMMLIMNATTLMIVWVGAHQIADSSMQVGDMMAFMQYAMQIIMSFLMISMMFIFVPRAAVSADRIVEVLHTENTIVDPPNPKAFDPAKKGLVEFKNVHFRYHNAEEDALEGITFTAKPGETTAIIGSTGSGKSTIANLILRFYDVTEGQICVDGADLRDVKQKELRAKIGYVPQEGVLFSGTIASNLRYAKKDASEQEIETAAEIAQALDFVKEKPEGFDSAIAQGGANVSGGQKQRLSIARALVKEPEIIIFDDSFSALDFKTDAALRKALKQATGNSTVIVIAQRISTIMNAEQIIVLDDGRIVGSGRHQELLKTCPQYLEIASSQLSKEELE, encoded by the coding sequence TTGATTAAACTAGCAAAGTATTTAAAACCTTTTCTGATCAGCTTGCTTTTGGCCATTCTGTTGTTATTCGGTCAAGCCGCATCCGACCTGAATTTACCCAATTATATGTCAGACATCGTCAATGTCGGCATCCAGCAGAACGGCATCGAACATGCCGCTCCTGACGCGATCAGTCCGTCCGGCTTAAAACTGATGACCACCTTCATGACCGAAGATGAAAAAGCGCTGGTCAATGAGAACTATAGGCTGGTCTCTTCTACCGACCAGGATCCGACCGGCAAAACCTATCTTGCGCTTTATCCCAAGGCCGGCAGGCAGCTCTACATCAAAAAGCTGGTCGATCAAACCACGAATGAATCACTGGACACTGCTTTTGGAGCTTCCACTTGGACCTTAATCAATGTTATGAAAGATTTATCGGCCAAACCCGGCGCTCAGAATGCATCGGTCAGCGCCACTGATCTCCAGAATGTCGATCTCAGTCAAATTTATCTGATGCAGCCGATGCTGGATAACCTGCCAGAATCCGTCATCAGTGCCGCCCATGAAAAGGCGCTGGCCAGTGATACCAGCATTCTGAAACAAAGCGGCGTTTTGCTCGCCAAGATTTTCTATACCGAAATCGGCGCGGATGTCGGCGCCATGCAGAATGCTTATATCGTCCGTATTGGGCTGTTGATGCTGCTGATTGCTTTCCTGGGAGGCACAGCCAGTATCTTAGTCAGTTTATTGTCTTCCAGGATTGCCGCCGGTGTGGCGCGAAATTTACGCAAAGATATTTTCAATAAGATTCAGGACTTTTCCAACAACGAATTCGATCATTTTTCAACCGCCTCTCTGATTACCCGCTGCACCAACGATATTTCTCAGATTCAGCTGCTGCTGATGATGGGTATCCGTCTCATTTGTTATGCGCCAATCATGGGCATCGGCGGTGTGATGATGGCGATCCGCAAATCATCCTCCATGAGTTGGATCATTGCCGTTGCAGTGATTACCCTTGGCGGCATGATTGTGGTGATCACCTCCATTGCCTTGCCGAAATTCAAGATCATTCAGCAATTAGTCGATAAATTGAACCTGGTTTCGCGCGAGAACCTCAGCGGTATGATGGTCATCCGTGCTTTTGGCACCCAAACGTATGAGCGGCAGCGTTTTGAGAAAGCCAATCAGGACCTGACCGCGACCAATCTCTTCGTTAACCGGATCATGGTGTTTATGATGCCGGCCATGATGTTGATTATGAACGCCACCACCCTGATGATCGTTTGGGTTGGAGCGCACCAAATCGCTGACTCCAGTATGCAGGTGGGCGATATGATGGCATTTATGCAGTATGCCATGCAAATCATTATGTCTTTCCTGATGATTTCCATGATGTTTATTTTTGTGCCGCGGGCTGCCGTCTCCGCAGACCGCATCGTGGAAGTCCTGCATACAGAGAATACGATAGTGGACCCACCGAATCCCAAAGCATTTGATCCGGCAAAAAAAGGCTTGGTGGAATTTAAAAATGTGCATTTCCGCTACCATAACGCCGAAGAAGATGCCCTGGAGGGGATTACATTTACCGCAAAACCGGGCGAAACGACGGCCATTATCGGTTCTACCGGCTCCGGAAAATCGACCATTGCCAATCTGATCCTGCGGTTTTATGACGTGACAGAAGGGCAAATCTGCGTGGATGGCGCGGACCTGCGTGATGTCAAACAAAAAGAACTGCGCGCCAAAATCGGCTATGTTCCGCAGGAGGGCGTGCTGTTTTCCGGCACGATTGCCTCTAACTTAAGGTATGCCAAAAAAGACGCTTCCGAGCAAGAGATTGAAACCGCGGCGGAAATTGCGCAGGCTCTCGATTTCGTCAAAGAAAAACCGGAAGGGTTCGACTCGGCCATTGCCCAGGGCGGTGCCAATGTTTCCGGCGGGCAAAAACAAAGATTATCGATTGCGCGGGCTTTGGTGAAAGAACCGGAGATCATTATCTTTGACGATAGCTTCTCCGCTCTGGACTTCAAAACGGATGCGGCACTGCGCAAAGCGCTGAAGCAAGCGACCGGGAATAGCACGGTTATTGTCATCGCGCAAAGAATCAGCACAATTATGAATGCCGAGCAGATTATTGTGCTGGATGACGGCAGAATAGTGGGCAGCGGCAGACATCAGGAGCTATTGAAAACCTGCCCGCAATATCTGGAAATTGCTTCATCGCAATTGTCAAAGGAGGAGTTGGAATGA